The DNA region CATTCCGGTCGTGATGCTGACCACCAGCCAGGCCGAGGACGACATCCGCAGCTCCTACATGCGGCACGCCAGCGGGTACGTGGTCAAGCCCGTGGGCTTCGAGAACTTCCTCAGCGCCATGAAGGCCTTCGAGGGCTTCTGGATGACCTTCGTGAAATTCCCGCCCCGCACCTCCTGACCCCCTGACGGCCAAAGAGGAGCGCCCCCCGAAGTCTGGGGGGCGCTTTCCTGGTTGGGTTTAGCGGCGGTCGGTGTAGGTGCCGGTGGTGCTGGTGACCACGGGCGCGGGGCGGCTGCGGCCCATCAGACCGGCCAGACCCAGCAGGCCGAGCAGGCCCCAGGGGAACTGACGGGTGTCGGCCACGCCGTCGTTGTTGCTGTCCACCACGCCGTCACCGTTGGGGTCCACGGCGTTGTCCACGGCCTCGCCGGCCTGGGCGGTTTCCTCGGCGACTTCATCCCCGGCGGCTTCCACGGCGTCACCGGTCTCGGAGACGGCCTCGTCCACGTTCTCGCCGATGCTCTCGACGGCGCCGTCGGTGCTGTCGGTGTTGGTGTCGCCGCTGGTGGCGTCGGTGGTGGCGGTGTCGTCACCGTTGGTGTCCTGGACCTGCATGTACACCGGGCTGGGCGCGGTGGCGAGGGCGGCGGGGGCAGCAAGCATCAGGGACAGCGCGAGCAGGGTCTTGTTCATGTCAGGTCTCCTTTGAGCAGGCCGCACCACGAACGCGGCGGTGCGGATTCAACTGACGTGATTGTGGCGCCTCCCCCGCTTCGGTCTCTGAGAACGCGCCCACCAGGCCTTTATGAGATGCCTATGGAAACTTGACTCCCTGCGCCGCGTTTCTGCCGGCCCGCACGGCATTCCCGCCGCGCCCGCTCAGGCGACTGTGCCCTGCAGGGCCGTCAGCACCCGCTGGAAGTGCTCGTCCAGGTCCACGCCCAGTTCCTCGGCACCCTGCACCACCTCGTCGCGGTTCACGCCCGCCGCGAAGGCGCGGTTCTTGAAGCGCTTTTTCAGGCTGCTCAGCTCCACGCCCCGCACGTCCCGGTCGGGGCGCACAAGGGCGGCGGCCTGCACCAGCCCGGTCAGTTCGTCCACAGCGAACAGCGTCTTCGAGAGCAGGGTGGTGCGCGGCGTGCCCGTGAACGCCGCGTGCCCCAGGATCGCGTCCAGCACTTCAGGTGGGGTGTCGGTGTGCTCGCGCAGGTAGGCCACGCCCCAGGCCGGGTGCTCGTCCGGATGCTGTTCGTAATCGAAGTCGTGCAGCAGACCGGCCAAGGCGTAGGTTTCCTCGTCGGCCGCCTCGCCCTGCGCGGCCCAGTGGCGGGCGTAGGCGCGCATGGCGGTCTCCACGTTCAGCATGTGCCGCCGCAGCGACTCCGAGGGGGTGTGCTCCAGCATCAGCGCGTGCGCCTGTTCACGGTCCATGCCCGGGTATACCGCCCGGTCCGCCGCGCCCGCAAACCGCTGGTCTGCACCGGCCCAGGCACATGAAAAGGGGAGAGCCTTGAGCCCTCCCCGAGTGTGACGCCGCCGTGCTCAGCGCAGGTACTGGGCCCACTCCGGCTGCCAGTGCGCGAACTGCCCGTGCGCGTACACCCCGAACGTCGGGGCGCGGGGCCGTGACCGCAGCGGCATCCCCGCCTCGTCCGGCGTCTGGTTGCCCTTGCGCTGATTGCAGGGGCGGCAGGCCGTCACCACGTTCTCCCAGTGATGCCGCCCGCCGCGGGAACGCGGCATCACGTGGTCCATGGTGAGCTCGGTGCTCGCGCCGCAGTACTGGCATTCGAAGGTGTCGCGCCGCAGCACGTTCCGGCGGTTGAACGGCACCGGATGCACCCGCGGGCGGCGCACGTACCGGCGCAGGCGGATCACGCTGGGCACGCTGAGGACCGTGCTGGGCGACCGGACGATCTCCTGGCTGTCGGCCAGCACCTCGGCCACGCCGTACTGCAGCAGGGTGATGGCCCGCTTGACGCTGGTGACCTGCAGCGGCTCGTACGAGGCGTTCAGCACCAGGACGCGCGGGGCGTTCAGGTCCGCCGCGACACGCCGCGCGTGCAGGGGTATTCGGTTCTCTTCGCCTCCGTTCGTCCTGACAGTCATGGCGGCATTCTAGTGCCCGGCCGTCAGGCGAATGTTCCGCAGACGCGCTTAGCAGCGCTCAATGAACGCTGCGTCAGATGGCGTACAGGCCCCTCTGGCCTCAGGTGATCTTCAGGCCGCCGCGCAGCAGTTCCAGTGCGCCGTCGGCGACGTACTGAACGGCCAGCGCGCCCAGCAGCACTCCCAGCACGCGCGTGACCACGTGCACGCCGGTCACGCCGATCACCTTCCCGATCTGCCCGGCCAGCCGCAGCGCCGCGTAACACAGCAGCAGCACCCCGAACGTCACCAGGAACACCGCCGTGAGGGTGATGGGCTCCCCGTGCGCGTCGCTGGCGAGAATCATGATGCTCGCCAGCGTGCCCGGCCCCGCGATCAGCGGAATCGCCAGCGGGAACACGCTGATGTCCTGCCGCTCGTGCGCCTCCTGTTCCTCTTCCGGCGTTTCCTTGCTGCCGCTGGTGCGCGCGAACACCATGTCCAGCGCGATCATGAACAGCAGCAGCCCTCCCGCGATGCGGAAGGCACTCAGGCTGATGCCCAGGTGCTCCAGCAGCGCCCGCCCGAACAGCCCGAACGCCAGGATGATCAGCCCGGCCACCACCGTCGCCTTGCGCGCCACGCGCCGCCGCTCGAAACTGGGCCGCCCGCCCGCCAGGCCCAGGAAGATGGGCGCCAGGCCGACCGGGTCCATGACCACCAGCATGGTCAGGAAGGTCTTGTTCATGATCGTGAGCAGTCCCGTCCAGTCCGGCACCCGCTCACCGTAGCACCCCGCACCCACCCGGCGGCACCCTCGTCCAGCTCCGAGCGGCTCAGCGGGGCAGCTGCACGTTCACGGTCAGGGTGCTCGTCACACCTACGGGGCGGCCGTCCTTCACTTGCTTGGCCTCCAGGCCCAGCGTGTATGCGTTCACGCCCACGTTCTTCCCGGCGATCACCTCGACAGGGAAGACCTCCCCGGCGTACACCTGCGTTTTCGGCAGCACCACCTGCACGCCCGGCGCGGACGATTCCGCCCGCAGCGTGAACGGCGCCCGGTACTCCTCACGGCGGTACCCGCCCAGCCGGCCCGTGAAGGTGACCCGCCCGCCTGCCGGCACGTTCACAGCCGTCAGCGACTTGCCGCCCTGCGGGGCGAACACCACGTACCCGCCCGCGCAGCCGCTGCCGCGCAGCTTCCCGATGTCCTGCACGCCCAGCAGCAGACCCGGCAGCAGCGACGCCACCATGAAGCCCAGCCCCAGCGTCGCCCGGCGCGGCCGGCGGGCATTCACCGCCGCGAAGGCCAGGCCCCCCGGACCCAGCAGCAGCGGCACCACCAGGGCCAGCAACGTGCGGCCCTCGCAGGGCTCGGTCAGCAGCGCCCCGCCCACGGTGCGGACCAGCAGCAGCGCCAGCACGCCCAACCCCCAGCCCAGCAGCAGGGTCGGCAGGAACACCTGCGGGCGCACCGGCCCCCCACCGGACTCCGGCAGGCCGCCGGGGGCGGTGGGCGTGGTCAGGGAAGCACTCGGGCGTTCAGTCACGCCCGCCAGGGTA from Deinococcus ficus includes:
- a CDS encoding HD domain-containing protein, which codes for MDREQAHALMLEHTPSESLRRHMLNVETAMRAYARHWAAQGEAADEETYALAGLLHDFDYEQHPDEHPAWGVAYLREHTDTPPEVLDAILGHAAFTGTPRTTLLSKTLFAVDELTGLVQAAALVRPDRDVRGVELSSLKKRFKNRAFAAGVNRDEVVQGAEELGVDLDEHFQRVLTALQGTVA
- a CDS encoding HNH endonuclease → MTVRTNGGEENRIPLHARRVAADLNAPRVLVLNASYEPLQVTSVKRAITLLQYGVAEVLADSQEIVRSPSTVLSVPSVIRLRRYVRRPRVHPVPFNRRNVLRRDTFECQYCGASTELTMDHVMPRSRGGRHHWENVVTACRPCNQRKGNQTPDEAGMPLRSRPRAPTFGVYAHGQFAHWQPEWAQYLR
- a CDS encoding WGxxGxxG-CTERM domain-containing protein; the protein is MNKTLLALSLMLAAPAALATAPSPVYMQVQDTNGDDTATTDATSGDTNTDSTDGAVESIGENVDEAVSETGDAVEAAGDEVAEETAQAGEAVDNAVDPNGDGVVDSNNDGVADTRQFPWGLLGLLGLAGLMGRSRPAPVVTSTTGTYTDRR
- a CDS encoding MarC family protein — encoded protein: MNKTFLTMLVVMDPVGLAPIFLGLAGGRPSFERRRVARKATVVAGLIILAFGLFGRALLEHLGISLSAFRIAGGLLLFMIALDMVFARTSGSKETPEEEQEAHERQDISVFPLAIPLIAGPGTLASIMILASDAHGEPITLTAVFLVTFGVLLLCYAALRLAGQIGKVIGVTGVHVVTRVLGVLLGALAVQYVADGALELLRGGLKIT